A single window of Zea mays cultivar B73 chromosome 10, Zm-B73-REFERENCE-NAM-5.0, whole genome shotgun sequence DNA harbors:
- the LOC100282999 gene encoding cysteine-type endopeptidase/ ubiquitin thiolesterase isoform X1, translating into MQKQHNHSKGLDQSFQSMGSRFPSHQLSNGLYVSGRPEQPKEKAPVICSSAMPYTGGDIKKSGELGKMFDLHRKSGPLGNPPSRNTSFGGAAANSGPVSNAVGRSNYSGSISSAVPGTGGSSRTKSNSGPLNKHGEPTKRLSGPQSSGVNPMARQNSGPLPPVLPTTGLITSGPITSGQLNSSGAQRKVSGPLDSSVSMKMRVTSFAHNPAVTNINVGDGYSIRGSIPTTIIWLVALLFLVGFVAGGFILAAIHNPILLIVVVVIFGFVATLVIWNICWGRRGVIGFISRYPDADLRTTKDGEYVKVTGVVTCGNLPLESSFQRVPRCVYTSTCLYEYRGWDSKAANSTHHRFTWGLRSMERHAVDFYISDFQSGLRALVRTGSGARVSPYVDESVVIDINPDNKDMSPEFLRWLRGRNLSSDDRIMRLKEGYIKEGSTVSVMGVVQRNENVLMIVPPAEPISTGCQWAKCILPTSLDGLVLRCEDTSDLDVVPV; encoded by the exons ATGCAAAAGCAACACAATCACTCTAAAGGTTTGGATCAGTCATTTCAGAGCATGGGTTCGCGGTTTCCATCCCATCAGCTAAGCAATGGCTTGTATGTCTCTGGCCGACCTGAGCAACCTAAAGAGAAGGCCCCAGTCATTTGCTCCTCGGCTATGCCGTACACTGGCGGGGACATAAAGAAATCTGGAGAACTTGGAAAGATGTTTGATCTCCATAGAAAATCTGGTCCATTGGGTAATCCGCCTTCAAGGAATACTTCCTTTGGTGGTGCTGCCGCCAACTCTGGACCAGTTTCCAATGCTGTCGGTCGCTCCAACTACTCTGGTTCTATTTCGTCTGCAGTTCCTGGCACTGGAGGATCTTCTAGGACAAAATCTAACTCTGGACCTCTCAACAAGCATGGAGAACCAACAAAGAGGCTATCTGGCCCCCAATCTTCTGGAGTAAACCCGATGGCCCGTCAGAACTCTGGCCCTCTACCTCCTGTACTTCCTACAACTGGGCTAATTACATCAGGTCCTATCACATCTGGTCAGTTGAATTCGTCTGGTGCTCAAAGGAAAGTATCAGGCCCTCTTGATTCTAGTGTATCAATGAAGATGCGTGTTACCTCTTTTGCACACAACCCAGCCGTCACAAATATCAATGTGGGAGATGGTTACTCGATTAGGGGCAGCATTCCGACCACAATAATCTGGTTGGTCGCGTTGCTCTTTTTGGTTGGGTTTGTAGCTGGTGGCTTCATTCTCGCTGCCATTCATAATCCGATCTTGCTTATAGTTGTGGTGGTGATATTTGGCTTTGTTGCTACACTGGTGATCTGGAACATCTGCTGGGGAAGAAGAGGTGTGATTGGTTTTATCAGTCGCTATCCTGATGCAGACCTTAGAACCACAAAAGATGGGGAGTATGTGAAGGTTACTGGG GTTGTTACTTGTGGAAATTTGCCCCTTGAGTCCTCGTTCCAACGGGTGCCGCGATGTGTGTACACTTCAACTTGCTTGTATGAGTACAGGGGTTGGGATTCGAAAGCTGCTAACTCCACACATCACCGATTTACCTGGGGTCTCAGGTCAATGGAG CGTCATGCAGTGGACTTCTACATCTCCGATTTCCAGTCTGGGCTGAGAGCGTTGGTCAGGACAGGGTCCGGTGCACGAGTATCCCCATATGTGGACGAGTCTGTTGTTATCGACATAAACCCAGACAACAAGGACATGTCGCCTGAGTTCCTGAGGTGGCTCCGCGGAAGGAATCTCTCGAGCGATGACCGGATTATGCGCCTCAAAGAAGG GTATATCAAGGAGGGCAGCACCGTGAGCGTGATGGGTGTTGTTCAAAGGAATGAGAACGTGCTGATGATCGTTCCTCCGGCTGAACCCATCTCCACTGGCTGCCAATGGGCCAAATGCATCCTCCCGACCAGCCTCGACGGTCTGGTCCTGAGATGCGAGGACACGTCTGACCTGGATGTGGTACCAGTCTAG